In Clostridium sp. DL-VIII, the following proteins share a genomic window:
- a CDS encoding metal-sensing transcriptional repressor has product MSEERKKALQSLKTAKGQIEGIIKMIEDDRYCIDVANQLMAVQSLIKKADLMILQGHLRHCVKEALLNNNPDEKIEELNKVLEKLLSK; this is encoded by the coding sequence ATGAGCGAAGAGAGAAAAAAAGCATTGCAATCATTAAAAACAGCAAAGGGTCAAATTGAAGGAATAATAAAAATGATCGAAGATGACAGGTATTGTATAGATGTTGCTAATCAATTAATGGCAGTTCAATCATTAATTAAAAAGGCCGATTTGATGATCTTACAAGGACATTTGCGTCATTGTGTAAAAGAAGCATTACTTAACAATAATCCTGATGAAAAGATCGAAGAATTAAACAAGGTTTTAGAAAAGTTACTTTCAAAATAA